ACGGCCACCGAGCTGCCGCCCATCGCGGTCATCATGCGCCTGGCCCGCGTACTGGACCTCACAGTGGACGTGCACCTCGCCGGTGGAGACGAGCCCACCGTCACCATCGTCGCCCCAGCGGCCTGACGCGGGGAGGAACCATGCAGGACCCGCCCTCCGCGCTCGCCCGTGAGCTCGGGCAACTCGTCCACGACCGACGCATCGAGCTCGGGCTGTCCCAGGCCGAGCTGGCCGAGCGGTGCGGGATGAAGCAGCCGCAGATCTCCCGCTTCGAAGCCGGCGGGACCGTGCCCACGCTTCCCCTCCTGCGCCGCCTGGCTCAGGCTCTCGGCGCCGACCTGACCATCAGCCTCGCCCCGCACGACAAAGCCGCTTGACACGCATTCGGAATTCCTGGAATTCCCCAGGCGGTGTATATCGCTGACGCTGCGGCGACATCGGCGGATGAGGGCGGTGCCGGGTGGCGGTTCGTCGTCGCCGGGGCGGGATGTCTCGGCGGTCTCCGGGCTGCCGAGCGCGGTGCTGAGGCAGTCGATGGCATCTCGCCGGAGCCGGACGTGGGCGTACACCGGGGCGGTGACGCCGATGTGGGCTTGCGTGCGGACGCTGCGGGCGACGTTTCTGTCCCACAGGCGCAAGCTCACTGGGCAGGTCTCAACCCGGCTCATTGGCCGCAATCGGCTGATCACCTTCGTGACGTTCGGTGAACTGACCAAGTAGACCGAGGTCCGCCACTGGGGCACCCGCAGCCGACAGGAACTCTCCGACTGGCTCTCCGGCATCCCGATCCTGCCCGGCGACGAAGCCGTCGCCGCGACCTGGGGCCGCCTGTCAGCCGTGGGCATCCAGCGCGGACGCCCACGCTCGATCAACGGCATGTGGATCGCGGCCTGTGTCCTCACCTACGACCTGCCGCTGGCCATGCTCGCCCTCAACGACTACGACGGCCCCGCGCCCCTCGACGCCGGTTCAGCACTCGAACCACACCGTTTTTCCGCCTTCGGGGGTCGGTGTCACGCCCCACCTGTCCACCAGGGCGTTCAGGAGGAACAGGCCTCGGCCGCTTTCTGAGTCCGGGTCCGGTAGTGACTCCGTGAGGGTCGGGAGGCGTTGGCCGTAAGTGTCTGTTACTTCTGCACGGACTCCTGTTGCTTGCCTCTGTAGCAGCAAGGTGCAGCGGCGGTCCGGGACGTGGCGGACGACGTTGACGATCAGTTCTGTCAGCGCCAGTTCCACCGTGTCCGTCAGCGGCTCCATGTTCCAGTCCGTCAGGAGCCCGCGGGCGATTCTGCGGATGTGGTGGGCCGAGTGGGCGTCGGCCGTGAGGGTCATGCGGTACTGGGTGGGGACCGGGGGTGCGTAGATCGAGGGGAAGTATCCGTTCACGCTACGAGGGTGGCCCCGCGCGACTACTCTGAGCTACAGGTTGAATGCAACCCGTGGTCGTGTGAGAGAGGGGCCCTGTGTGACCCATGTGAACGTTCTTGATCCCGGAGCTTCGCCGCTCGACTACTACGGGTTCGAGCTGCGGCGGCTGCGGGAGGCGGCTGGCCTTACGCAACAGCAGATGGGGGACGTCCTCAATTACACCGGCTCCCTGGTTGGGCAGATCGAGACGGCACGGAAGGTTCCCACTCCTGAGTTCAGTGAGCGGGTGGACGCGGCTCTGGGAACCGGCGGGTTGTTCTCGCGGCTTGTCGTCCTTGTTCTGCGCAGCCAACTTCCGTGCTGGTTCCAGCAGGTGGCTGAGCTCCAGTCGCGAGCTGTCGAGATCTACGCTTTCGAGACGCACATGGTGCCCGGTCTGCTCCAGACCAGGGAGTATGCGCGGGTCGTGCTCGGGGCGCTCGACCAAGCCGACCTCGACGACCGCACCGCAGCGCGACTGGGTCGACAGCGCATTTTTCAGAAGGACCAACCACCCAGCTACTGGCTGGTGCTGAGTGAGGGGGCGCTGTGTCAGGAGATCGGTGGTCGAGCAGTCATGCAGGAGCAACTGGCCCACCTGTTGTCCTTCGAGGGCAATCCGCGGATCAACGTTCAGGTGCTGCCCTTCTCGGCTGGTGTGCACGCGGGGCTGCAAGGCGCCTTTGACCTCTATCGCTTCGTGGGTGACGCTCCCATCGTCTATACCGAGGGCTACAACACTGGGCATCCGACCGCCAACCCGGACACGGTTCAGGACTGCTCACTCCGTTACGATCATCTTCAAGCTGCCGCGCTCTCCTTGAGGGACTCGGCGGCTCTGATCCGGCGAGTGATGGAGGACCGCTATGGAGAGCAGCATCTGGCGTAAGTCCAGCTACAGCGGCGACCAGGGCGGGAACTGTGTTGAGGTTGCCCAGACTCTCGGCGGCGCGGCGGACGTCGTTGCTGTTCGTGATTCCAAGACGCCGGCGGGTCCGGTGTTGACTGTCGGGCCCGCCGGGTTCTCGCGATTCCTGGGGTGGGTTACAGCCGTTGGATGATGGTGCCTGTGGCCAGGGCGCCGCCTGCGCACATGGTGATCAGGGCGAACTCCTTGTCGGTGCGCTCCAGTTCGTGCAGGGCCGTGGCGATCAGGCGGGCGCCCGTCGCGCCGACCGGGTGGCCGAGGGCGATCGCGCCGCCGTTGACGTTGACCTTGGACAGGTCGGCGTCGAAGACCTTCGTCCAGCTCAGCACCACCGACGCGAACGCCTCGTTGATCT
The window above is part of the Streptomyces sp. NBC_00425 genome. Proteins encoded here:
- a CDS encoding ATP-binding protein, which translates into the protein MTLTADAHSAHHIRRIARGLLTDWNMEPLTDTVELALTELIVNVVRHVPDRRCTLLLQRQATGVRAEVTDTYGQRLPTLTESLPDPDSESGRGLFLLNALVDRWGVTPTPEGGKTVWFEC
- a CDS encoding helix-turn-helix domain-containing protein: MTHVNVLDPGASPLDYYGFELRRLREAAGLTQQQMGDVLNYTGSLVGQIETARKVPTPEFSERVDAALGTGGLFSRLVVLVLRSQLPCWFQQVAELQSRAVEIYAFETHMVPGLLQTREYARVVLGALDQADLDDRTAARLGRQRIFQKDQPPSYWLVLSEGALCQEIGGRAVMQEQLAHLLSFEGNPRINVQVLPFSAGVHAGLQGAFDLYRFVGDAPIVYTEGYNTGHPTANPDTVQDCSLRYDHLQAAALSLRDSAALIRRVMEDRYGEQHLA
- a CDS encoding DUF397 domain-containing protein, with amino-acid sequence MESSIWRKSSYSGDQGGNCVEVAQTLGGAADVVAVRDSKTPAGPVLTVGPAGFSRFLGWVTAVG